In one Oncorhynchus nerka isolate Pitt River linkage group LG7, Oner_Uvic_2.0, whole genome shotgun sequence genomic region, the following are encoded:
- the LOC115131290 gene encoding lens fiber membrane intrinsic protein-like gives MYSFMGGGLFCAMVGNILLVVSTATDYWMQYRLSGSFAHQGLWRYCMSGKCYMQTDSIAYWNATRAFMILSGMSCFAGIIAGILSFAHFSAFERFNRSFAAGIMFFVSTLFVLLAMAIYTGVTVNFLGKRFGDWRFSWSYILGWVALLMTFFAGIFYMCAYRMHECRRGGGPTR, from the exons ATGTACAGCTTCATGGGAGGGGGCCTGTTCTGTGCCATGGTGGGGAACATCCTGCTGGTGGTCTCCACAGCAACAGACTACTGGATGCAGTACCGTCTGTCGGGCAGCTTCGCCCACCAGGGCctgtggaggtactgcatgtCGGGAAAGTGTTACATGCAGACGGACAGCATCG CATATTGGAATGCCACCCGGGCCTTTATGATCCTGTCAGGGATGTCGTGCTTTGCGGGCATCATCGCAGGCATCCTCTCCTTCGCCCACTTCTCCGCCTTCGAGAGGTTCAACCGTTCCTTTGCTGCAGGGATCATGTTTTTCGTCTCCA CCTTATTTGTTCTCCTGGCAATGGCCATCTACACGGGTGTGACAGTGAACTTTCTGGGCAAGCGTTTCGGTGACTGGCGTTTCTCTTGGTCCTACATATTGGGCTGGGTGGCACTGCTCATGACCTTCTTTGCAG ggatATTTTACATGTGTGCCTACAGAATGCATGAATGTAGGAGAGGAGGCGGCCCTACAcgctag